In Lonchura striata isolate bLonStr1 chromosome 14, bLonStr1.mat, whole genome shotgun sequence, one genomic interval encodes:
- the LOC110474352 gene encoding putative P2Y purinoceptor 10: MTHPPHTTTASSSNPVMSQSNQSCSHQDINFKSSLYATTYTLIFIPGLLANSAALWVLCRFLSRKSKAVIFMINLAVADLAHVLSLPLRIYYYINHTWPFGDVLCLLCFYLKYLNMYASICFLTCISIQRYFFLYHPFRAKGWKRRYDVAISALVWLVVGALCVPFPIMRSHGLGANTTSCFADLQVKPIDSKVGTVLMTGTAELLGFVGPLVIILFCTWKTRDSIRGFHIPEENSGERRKALRMVSMCAIVFCVCFAPYHINFFFYMLVKENVITNCLLSTITLYTQPFCLSLASFDCCLDPIIYFFMTSEFQEQISRHSSMAIRSRLMSKESASSMKG, from the coding sequence ATGACCCACCCACCCCACACTACCACAGCCTCTTCCAGCAACCCAGTCATGAGCCAGAGcaaccagagctgctcccatCAGGACATCAACTTCAAGAGCAGCCTCTACGCCACCACCTACACCCTCATCTTCATCCCGGGGCTCCTGGCCAACAGCGCTGCCCTGTGGGTCCTGTGCCGCTTCCTCAGCAGGAAGAGCAAAGCCGTCATCTTCATGATCAACCTGGCCGTGGCCGACCTGGCCCACGTCCTCTCACTGCCCCTGCGCATCTACTACTACATCAACCACACCTGGCCCTTTGGGGAtgtcctgtgcttgctctgCTTCTACCTGAAGTACCTCAACATGTACGCCAGCATCTGCTTCCTCACCTGCATCAGCATCCAGCGGTACTTCTTCCTGTACCACCCCTTCCGCGCCAAGGGCTGGAAGCGCCGCTACGACGTGGCCATCAGCGCCCTGGTCTGGCTCGTGGTGGGGGCCCTCTGCGTGCCCTTCCCCATCATGAGGAGCCACGGGCTGGGTGCCAACACCACCAGCTGCTTTGCCGACCTGCAGGTGAAGCCGATCGACAGCAAGGTGGGCACGGTGCTGATGACCGGCACCGCCGAGCTCCTGGGCTTCGTGGGCCCGCTCGTCATCATCTTATTCTGCACGTGGAAAACAAGAGACTCCATCCGGGGCTTCCATATCCCAGAGGAAAACAgcggggagaggaggaaggcCCTCAGGATGGTTTCCATGTGTGCCATTGTGTTCTGTGTGTGTTTTGCACCCTACCACATCAACTTCTTCTTCTACATGTTGGTGAAGGAGAATGTCATCACCAACTGCTTGCTGAGCACCATCACACTCTACACCCAGCCCTTCTGCCTGAGCCTCGCCAGCTTTGACTGCTGCTTGGATCCCATCATCTATTTCTTCATGACTTCCGAGTTCCAGGAGCAGATTTCCAGGCACAGCAGCATGGCCATCCGGAGCCGGCTCATGAGCAAAGAGAGCGCCTCGTCGATGAAGGGATGA